The following are from one region of the Falco cherrug isolate bFalChe1 chromosome 19, bFalChe1.pri, whole genome shotgun sequence genome:
- the APOF gene encoding apolipoprotein F, whose product MPCPYVPVSAPGDRARPGVSQRLPITGAIKGPQGQPAAAGRGRGRRRWRAGHPGAAAMPRALLFLPLFLLILGGSVLPAALPGPGAGDPAAARALLAELAEHVPPRALPAGNFSCQDLRPDALPGFPRLPLPLRALARAAMALALSGAACGPQAEAEVLGLSQELGPTMAAALLRGLARLRSTPAPQALSVLLSLVQPGVSAPPRLCGVPTRLQRPTASTHPTPAAASAEGVRVPPGTSALAWLLPCRHVARRRREDEDACDPPGEREAHEVLEWVPGVSTFYNLGTSLYYAFQGCEVVASTRALEVAEDLGYAGLAAITAGASSPVALGLQLGLQPGLKAGVRALIGYFTADEDPPPAPTAHSGPRAHRLNKAPCGGRAHVCVPVPVWGGGRRCRVSVGHPALGHGDLGLAGATWWSVPVPACPALAHVALP is encoded by the exons ATGCCCTGTCCCTATGTCCCTGTCTCCGCGCCAGGGGACAGGGCCAGGCCCGGCGTGTCGCAACGCCTCCCGATAACGGGGGCTATAAAGGGGCCGCAGGGGCAGCCCGCCGCGGCTGGACGGGGCAGGGGACGCCGGCGCTGGCGAGCGG GCCATCCTGGAGCTGCCGCCATGCCCCGGGCTCTGCTCTTCCTCCCActcttcctcctcatcctggGGGGCAGCGTcctccccgccgccctccccgggccgggggccggtGACCCCGCTGCGGCGCGGgcgctgctggcagagctggcagagcacGTCCCGCCGCGGGCCCTGCCGGCGGGCAACTTCTCCTGCCAGGACCTTCGCCCCGACGCCCTGCCCGGCTTCCCCCGGCTCCCGCTGCCCCTCCGTGCCCTGGCCCGCGCTGCCATGGCGCTGGCGCTGAGCGGGGCCGCCTGCGGGCCCCAGGCCGAGGCGGAGGTGCTGGGTCTGTCGCAGGAGCTGGGCCCCACCATGGCTGCGGCGCTGCTGCGGGGGCTGGCACGGCTGCGCAGCACCCCGGCCCCCCAGGCCCTGTCTGTCCTCCTCAGCCTGGTGCAGCCAGGGGTCTCTGCCCCGCCGCGGCTCTGCGGGGTGCCCACCCGGCTCCAGCGACCCACCgccagcacccaccccaccccagcgGCGGCCTCGGCCGAGGGGGTCCGGGTGCCCCCGGGGACCAGCGCCCTGGCCTGGCTGCTGCCGTGCCGCCACGTCGCCCGGCGCCGGCGGGAGGATGAGGACGCCTGCGACCCGCCGGGGGAGCGGGAGGCCCACGAGGTGCTGGAGTGGGTGCCAGGCGTCAGCACCTTCTACAACCTGGGCACCAGCCTCTACTACGCCTTCCAGGGCTGTGAGGTCGTGGCCTCCACGCGGGCCCTGGAGGTGGCCGAGGACCTGGGCTACGCTGGGCTGGCCGCCATCACCgctggggccagcagccccgtggcgctggggctgcagctggggctccaGCCGGGGCTCAAGGCCGGGGTGCGGGCACTCATCGGCTACTTCACCGCGGACGAGGACCCCCCGCCAGCGCCCACTGCCCACAGCGGCCCCCGTGCTCATCGTCTGAATAAAGCCCCATGCGGTGGCCGGGCCCAtgtctgtgtccctgtccctgtctgggggggggggcgccggTGTCGGGTCAGTGTGGGACACCCTGCCCTGGGGCACGGGGACCTTGGCCTCGCTGGAGCCACGTGGTGGTCTgtccctgtcccagcctgcccagctctggcacaTGTGGCCCTGCCCTAG
- the STAT2 gene encoding signal transducer and activator of transcription 2 isoform X1: MAQWQEVQNLANAYLEQVHQLYAGSALPMAVRQCLAAWIESQNWRQAAEPLSSHARMLFHSLLALLDEHLGSLGMGNEDFMLKHNLRKARRDLQAEFEECPDNLANLVANLLQEERQILRLGQAGGEGGAAPAPSTPPESNREQQIQRRLAEFHAALQEAERAFRHLEDMQDAFDFCFKLHYRPGEDRTNDPQYTQQIQALQAKLQILDRQRREVLAQMQQLLGRSETLRDFLQQELEAWQERQQRACLGAPVDTRLQPLETWFTELGQGLFQLLQLLRALGDLRQKVSYERDPLKAETPLLERRLLELLTYLLRRAFVVEQQPSMPNACKRPLVLRTTSKFSARARLLVRLHDRNHRMEAKIHIDRDPPKIKGFRKFNILTSSSKTLLAGDCPQEGLVCDFQYLTLKEQKDSRSGKGSKGVGEGPLVVTEELHLITFTLAYAYCGLQLELETSTLPFVIISNNNQLSSAWASILWFNMLSCDPKEQQFFSAPPPAPWPRLAEVLSWQFESVAERGLSKDHLLMLAEKLFGSKASPESTVAWPKFSKDGAAGFSFWAWLDGILGLLQEHLKQLWKAGLILGFVSRKQEKKLLKGKRTGTFLIRFSESVLGGVTCTWVEHPESGPPAFRAVVPYTTAELESLALPDIIRDYQLLVEENIPENPLQFLYPNIPRDEAFGPYYSQRQEANLMEQKKYLNRRLIRVSSRQANESWQTEEELVATTENLEMLQLQPSGLGTQEPGGLASLQHGSSGTLQPRGLGTLQVASGNVGTLQPSGPGTVQVVATSPEMLQVTSGNLGTLQPSSPGTVQVVATNLGMLQVTSGNLGMLQVVAGSPGTMQPGVSVMQQPGSQVLDPPQLLQVGSGVSELLQPGIRDLKPQLVLQVVPEGQGMLQVGPGAMEPQLVLQLVSEGQGLLQVGSENLGTMQPVAGDTGMLQVGPENLGTMQPVAGDTGMLQVGSENLGTMQPVAGDTGMLQVGPENLGMMQPVAGDTGMLQVGPENLGTMQPVAGDTGMLQVGPENLGTMQPVAGDTGVLQPVPGAVELLPVPEGQGTLLVPEEQGTLPPELRDLEPLPGSLDVQELLQSLENVLQPRSGTLETLEAAELMPDMLEARDGRLEGLDPGLAGSAALLNPRDPFLPQPEDTALPTVSSLFTTDFPPLHIDASDFQ; this comes from the exons ATGGCGCAGTGGCAGGAGGTGCAGAATTTGGCCAACGCTTACCTGGAGCAGGTCCACCAGCTGTACGCGGGGTCGGCACTGCCCATGGCGGTGCGGCAGTGCCTGGCTGCCTGGATCGAGAGCCAGAACTG GCGCCAGGCGGCCGAGCCGCTCTCCTCCCATGCGCGGATGCTCTTCCACTCCTTGCTGGCGCTGCTGGATGAGcacctgggcagcctggggaTGGGCAACGAGGACTTCATGCTGAAGCACAACCTGCGCAAGGCTCGCCGTGACCTTCAG GCTGAGTTCGAGGAGTGTCCGGACAACTTGGCCAACTTGGTGGCCAACTTGCTGCAGGAGGAGCGGCAGATCCTGCGCCTGGGGCAAGCTGGGGGAGAG gggggggctgccccggcccccagcaCACCCCCAGAGAGCAACCGGGAGCAGCAGATCCAGCGGCGCCTGGCCGAGTTCCATGCAGCCCTGCAG gaggCTGAACGCGCTTTCCGGCACTTGGAGGACATGCAGGACGCCTTTGACTTCTGTTTCAAGTTGCACTACCGGCCAG gcGAGGACAGAACCAACGACCCCCAGTACACCCAGCAGATCCAAGCCCTCCAGGCCAAGCTGCAGATCCTGGACCGGCAGCGGcgg GAGGTGCTGGCTcagatgcagcagctgctggggcgCAGTGAGACGCTTCGGGACTTcttgcagcaggagctggaggccTGGCAGGAGCGGCAGCAGCGTGCCTGCCTGGGGGCCCCTGTGGACACCCGCCTGCAACCCCTGGAGACCTG GTTCACGGAGCTGGGCCAGgggctcttccagctgctgcagctgctgcggGCGCTGGGGGACCTGCGGCAGAAGGTGAGCTACGAGCGGGACCCGCTGAAGGCAGAGACCCCCCTCCTGGAGCGgcggctgctggagctgctcacCTACCTGCTGCGGAG AGCCTTCGTGGtggagcagcagcccagcatgCCCAACGCCTGCAAGCGCCCGCTGGTGCTGCGCACGACCAGCAAGTTCTCAGCCCGTGCTCGCCTGCTCGTCCGCCTCCATGACCGCAACCACCGCATGGAGGCCAAGATCCACATCGACAG GGACCCCCCCAAGATAAAAGG GTTTCGCAAGTTCAACATCCTGACGTCGAGCAGCAAAACCCTCCTGGCAGGGGACTGTCCCCAGGAGGGGCTGGTCTGCGACTTCCAGTACCTC aCACTGAAGGAGCAGAAGGACAGCAGGTCGGGCAAGGGCAGCAAAGGCGTCGGCGAG GGTCCCCTGGTCGTGACCGAGGAGCTGCACCTCATCACCTTCACGCTGGCGTACGCCTACTGcgggctgcagctggagctggag aCCTCCACGCTGCCCTTCGTCATCATCTCCAACAACAACCAGCTCTCCAGCGCCTGGGCCTCCATCCTCTGGTTCAACATGCTCAGCTGTGACCCCAAG GAGCAGCAGTTCTTCTCCGCGCCGCCCCCGGCGCCCTGGCCCCGGCTGGCtgaggtgctgagctggcagtTCGAGAGCGTGGCCGAGCGGGGGCTGAGCAAGGACCACCTCCTCATGCTGGCTGAGAAGCTCTTCG GCTCCAAGGCATCTCCGGAGAGCACCGTGGCCTGGCCCAAGTTCTCCAAG GATGGTGCCGCCGGCTTCTCCTTCTGGGCCTGGCTGGACGGGAtcctggggctgctccaggAGCACCTCAAGCAGCTCTGGAAGGCTGG GCTCATCCTGGGCTTTGTGAGTCGGAAGCAAGAGAAGAAGCTGCTGAAGGGGAAGCGGACGGGGACGTTCCTGATCCGCTTCAGCGAGAGCGTCCTGGGGGGGGTCACCTGCACCTGGGTGGAGCACCCCGAGAGTG GACCCCCTGCTTTCCGGGCAGTGGTTCCCTATACCACGGCTGAGCTGGAATCCCTGGCGCTGCCCGACATCATCCGCGACTACCAGCTGCTGGTGGAGGAGAACATCCCGGAGAACCCGCTCCAGTTCCTGTACCCCAACATTCCCCGCGATGAGGCTTTTGGGCCCTACTACAGCCAGCGGCAGGAGG CAAACCTGATGGAGCAGAAGAAATACCTGAACCGGCGCCTCATCCGTGTGTCCTCCAG gcaggcaaaTGAGTCGTGGCAGACAGAAGAAGAGTTGGTGGCTACCACGGAAAacctggagatgctgcagctgcagcccagtgGCCTGGGGACACAGGAGCCTGGTGGCCTGGCATCACTGCAGCATGGGAGCTCGGGGAcactgcagcccaggggctTGGGGACACTGCAGGTCGCATCTGGGAACGTGGGGACGCTGCAGCCCTCAGGCCCAGGGACGGTACAGGTGGTGGCTACAAGCCCAGAGATGCTGCAGGTCACCTCTGGGAACCTGGGGACGCTGCAGCCCTCGAGCCCAGGGACAGTACAGGTGGTGGCCACAaacctggggatgctgcaggtcACCTCTGGGAacctggggatgctgcaagTGGTGGCTGGGAGCCCGGGGACAATGCAGCCTGGGGTCTCCGTGATGCAGCAGCCAGGGTCCCAAGTCTTGgacccaccacagctgctgcaggtgggatcGGGAGTCtcggagctgctgcagccagggatcaggGACCTGAAGCCACAGCTGGTGTTGCAGGTGGTCCCTGAGGgccaggggatgctgcaggtggGACCCGGGGCCATGGAGCCGCAGCTGGTGTTGCAGCTGGTCTCTgagggccaggggctgctgcaggtgggatcCGAGAACTTGGGGACAATGCAGCCTGtggctggggacacggggaTGCTGCAGGTGGGACCAGAGAACTTGGGGACGATGCAGCCggtggctggggacacggggaTGCTGCAGGTGGGATCTGAGAACTTGGGGACGATGCAGCCggtggctggggacacagggatgctgcaggtggGACCAGAGAACTTGGGGATGATGCAGCCggtggctggggacacagggatgctgcaggtggGACCAGAGAACTTGGGGACGATGCAGCCggtggctggggacacggggaTGCTGCAGGTGGGACCAGAGAACTTGGGGACGATGCAGCCggtggctggggacacgggGGTGCTGCAACCAGTGCCGggggctgtggagctgctgcctgtccctgagGGTCAGGGGACATTGCTGGTCCCTGAGGAGCAGGGGACACTGCCACCAGAGCTGAGGGACCTGGAGCCGCTGCCCGGGAGCCTGGAtgtgcaggagctcctgcagtccCTGGAGAATGTGCTGCAGCCACGCTCGGGGACGCTGGAGACACTGGAGGCGGCAGAGCTGATGCCCGACATGCTGGAGGCCAGGGACgggaggctggaggggctggaCCCCGGGCTGGCAG GCAGTGCCGCGCTCCTGAACCCCCGCGACCCATTCCTGCCGCAGCCTGAGGACACGGCTCTGCCCACCGTCAGCTCCCTCTTCACCACCGACTTCCCCCCACTCCACATCGACGCCAGTGACTTCCAGTga
- the STAT2 gene encoding signal transducer and activator of transcription 2 isoform X2: MAQWQEVQNLANAYLEQVHQLYAGSALPMAVRQCLAAWIESQNWRQAAEPLSSHARMLFHSLLALLDEHLGSLGMGNEDFMLKHNLRKARRDLQGGAAPAPSTPPESNREQQIQRRLAEFHAALQEAERAFRHLEDMQDAFDFCFKLHYRPGEDRTNDPQYTQQIQALQAKLQILDRQRREVLAQMQQLLGRSETLRDFLQQELEAWQERQQRACLGAPVDTRLQPLETWFTELGQGLFQLLQLLRALGDLRQKVSYERDPLKAETPLLERRLLELLTYLLRRAFVVEQQPSMPNACKRPLVLRTTSKFSARARLLVRLHDRNHRMEAKIHIDRDPPKIKGFRKFNILTSSSKTLLAGDCPQEGLVCDFQYLTLKEQKDSRSGKGSKGVGEGPLVVTEELHLITFTLAYAYCGLQLELETSTLPFVIISNNNQLSSAWASILWFNMLSCDPKEQQFFSAPPPAPWPRLAEVLSWQFESVAERGLSKDHLLMLAEKLFGSKASPESTVAWPKFSKDGAAGFSFWAWLDGILGLLQEHLKQLWKAGLILGFVSRKQEKKLLKGKRTGTFLIRFSESVLGGVTCTWVEHPESGPPAFRAVVPYTTAELESLALPDIIRDYQLLVEENIPENPLQFLYPNIPRDEAFGPYYSQRQEANLMEQKKYLNRRLIRVSSRQANESWQTEEELVATTENLEMLQLQPSGLGTQEPGGLASLQHGSSGTLQPRGLGTLQVASGNVGTLQPSGPGTVQVVATSPEMLQVTSGNLGTLQPSSPGTVQVVATNLGMLQVTSGNLGMLQVVAGSPGTMQPGVSVMQQPGSQVLDPPQLLQVGSGVSELLQPGIRDLKPQLVLQVVPEGQGMLQVGPGAMEPQLVLQLVSEGQGLLQVGSENLGTMQPVAGDTGMLQVGPENLGTMQPVAGDTGMLQVGSENLGTMQPVAGDTGMLQVGPENLGMMQPVAGDTGMLQVGPENLGTMQPVAGDTGMLQVGPENLGTMQPVAGDTGVLQPVPGAVELLPVPEGQGTLLVPEEQGTLPPELRDLEPLPGSLDVQELLQSLENVLQPRSGTLETLEAAELMPDMLEARDGRLEGLDPGLAGSAALLNPRDPFLPQPEDTALPTVSSLFTTDFPPLHIDASDFQ, encoded by the exons ATGGCGCAGTGGCAGGAGGTGCAGAATTTGGCCAACGCTTACCTGGAGCAGGTCCACCAGCTGTACGCGGGGTCGGCACTGCCCATGGCGGTGCGGCAGTGCCTGGCTGCCTGGATCGAGAGCCAGAACTG GCGCCAGGCGGCCGAGCCGCTCTCCTCCCATGCGCGGATGCTCTTCCACTCCTTGCTGGCGCTGCTGGATGAGcacctgggcagcctggggaTGGGCAACGAGGACTTCATGCTGAAGCACAACCTGCGCAAGGCTCGCCGTGACCTTCAG gggggggctgccccggcccccagcaCACCCCCAGAGAGCAACCGGGAGCAGCAGATCCAGCGGCGCCTGGCCGAGTTCCATGCAGCCCTGCAG gaggCTGAACGCGCTTTCCGGCACTTGGAGGACATGCAGGACGCCTTTGACTTCTGTTTCAAGTTGCACTACCGGCCAG gcGAGGACAGAACCAACGACCCCCAGTACACCCAGCAGATCCAAGCCCTCCAGGCCAAGCTGCAGATCCTGGACCGGCAGCGGcgg GAGGTGCTGGCTcagatgcagcagctgctggggcgCAGTGAGACGCTTCGGGACTTcttgcagcaggagctggaggccTGGCAGGAGCGGCAGCAGCGTGCCTGCCTGGGGGCCCCTGTGGACACCCGCCTGCAACCCCTGGAGACCTG GTTCACGGAGCTGGGCCAGgggctcttccagctgctgcagctgctgcggGCGCTGGGGGACCTGCGGCAGAAGGTGAGCTACGAGCGGGACCCGCTGAAGGCAGAGACCCCCCTCCTGGAGCGgcggctgctggagctgctcacCTACCTGCTGCGGAG AGCCTTCGTGGtggagcagcagcccagcatgCCCAACGCCTGCAAGCGCCCGCTGGTGCTGCGCACGACCAGCAAGTTCTCAGCCCGTGCTCGCCTGCTCGTCCGCCTCCATGACCGCAACCACCGCATGGAGGCCAAGATCCACATCGACAG GGACCCCCCCAAGATAAAAGG GTTTCGCAAGTTCAACATCCTGACGTCGAGCAGCAAAACCCTCCTGGCAGGGGACTGTCCCCAGGAGGGGCTGGTCTGCGACTTCCAGTACCTC aCACTGAAGGAGCAGAAGGACAGCAGGTCGGGCAAGGGCAGCAAAGGCGTCGGCGAG GGTCCCCTGGTCGTGACCGAGGAGCTGCACCTCATCACCTTCACGCTGGCGTACGCCTACTGcgggctgcagctggagctggag aCCTCCACGCTGCCCTTCGTCATCATCTCCAACAACAACCAGCTCTCCAGCGCCTGGGCCTCCATCCTCTGGTTCAACATGCTCAGCTGTGACCCCAAG GAGCAGCAGTTCTTCTCCGCGCCGCCCCCGGCGCCCTGGCCCCGGCTGGCtgaggtgctgagctggcagtTCGAGAGCGTGGCCGAGCGGGGGCTGAGCAAGGACCACCTCCTCATGCTGGCTGAGAAGCTCTTCG GCTCCAAGGCATCTCCGGAGAGCACCGTGGCCTGGCCCAAGTTCTCCAAG GATGGTGCCGCCGGCTTCTCCTTCTGGGCCTGGCTGGACGGGAtcctggggctgctccaggAGCACCTCAAGCAGCTCTGGAAGGCTGG GCTCATCCTGGGCTTTGTGAGTCGGAAGCAAGAGAAGAAGCTGCTGAAGGGGAAGCGGACGGGGACGTTCCTGATCCGCTTCAGCGAGAGCGTCCTGGGGGGGGTCACCTGCACCTGGGTGGAGCACCCCGAGAGTG GACCCCCTGCTTTCCGGGCAGTGGTTCCCTATACCACGGCTGAGCTGGAATCCCTGGCGCTGCCCGACATCATCCGCGACTACCAGCTGCTGGTGGAGGAGAACATCCCGGAGAACCCGCTCCAGTTCCTGTACCCCAACATTCCCCGCGATGAGGCTTTTGGGCCCTACTACAGCCAGCGGCAGGAGG CAAACCTGATGGAGCAGAAGAAATACCTGAACCGGCGCCTCATCCGTGTGTCCTCCAG gcaggcaaaTGAGTCGTGGCAGACAGAAGAAGAGTTGGTGGCTACCACGGAAAacctggagatgctgcagctgcagcccagtgGCCTGGGGACACAGGAGCCTGGTGGCCTGGCATCACTGCAGCATGGGAGCTCGGGGAcactgcagcccaggggctTGGGGACACTGCAGGTCGCATCTGGGAACGTGGGGACGCTGCAGCCCTCAGGCCCAGGGACGGTACAGGTGGTGGCTACAAGCCCAGAGATGCTGCAGGTCACCTCTGGGAACCTGGGGACGCTGCAGCCCTCGAGCCCAGGGACAGTACAGGTGGTGGCCACAaacctggggatgctgcaggtcACCTCTGGGAacctggggatgctgcaagTGGTGGCTGGGAGCCCGGGGACAATGCAGCCTGGGGTCTCCGTGATGCAGCAGCCAGGGTCCCAAGTCTTGgacccaccacagctgctgcaggtgggatcGGGAGTCtcggagctgctgcagccagggatcaggGACCTGAAGCCACAGCTGGTGTTGCAGGTGGTCCCTGAGGgccaggggatgctgcaggtggGACCCGGGGCCATGGAGCCGCAGCTGGTGTTGCAGCTGGTCTCTgagggccaggggctgctgcaggtgggatcCGAGAACTTGGGGACAATGCAGCCTGtggctggggacacggggaTGCTGCAGGTGGGACCAGAGAACTTGGGGACGATGCAGCCggtggctggggacacggggaTGCTGCAGGTGGGATCTGAGAACTTGGGGACGATGCAGCCggtggctggggacacagggatgctgcaggtggGACCAGAGAACTTGGGGATGATGCAGCCggtggctggggacacagggatgctgcaggtggGACCAGAGAACTTGGGGACGATGCAGCCggtggctggggacacggggaTGCTGCAGGTGGGACCAGAGAACTTGGGGACGATGCAGCCggtggctggggacacgggGGTGCTGCAACCAGTGCCGggggctgtggagctgctgcctgtccctgagGGTCAGGGGACATTGCTGGTCCCTGAGGAGCAGGGGACACTGCCACCAGAGCTGAGGGACCTGGAGCCGCTGCCCGGGAGCCTGGAtgtgcaggagctcctgcagtccCTGGAGAATGTGCTGCAGCCACGCTCGGGGACGCTGGAGACACTGGAGGCGGCAGAGCTGATGCCCGACATGCTGGAGGCCAGGGACgggaggctggaggggctggaCCCCGGGCTGGCAG GCAGTGCCGCGCTCCTGAACCCCCGCGACCCATTCCTGCCGCAGCCTGAGGACACGGCTCTGCCCACCGTCAGCTCCCTCTTCACCACCGACTTCCCCCCACTCCACATCGACGCCAGTGACTTCCAGTga
- the IL23A gene encoding interleukin-23 subunit alpha encodes MAPLHHLCLCLCLPLLLPPPAAPVPVPVPAPRTDWAACRNFSRDLLQLVATIKEPHRVLEEIHLSMEDPKNWPPRIGCSDACDPSTLDTNNTRCLQRILQGLQHYRVLLGSDIFTNRRLPTLESTLDQLLGLVQQEHGRPPRPTMAPSEAWARALLQRLALQRLQSFTTIMSRVFSHSASPR; translated from the exons ATGGCTCCGCTCCAccacctctgcctctgcctctgcctcccgctgctgctgccgccgcccgcggccccggtgccggtcccggtcccggccCCCCGCACCGACTGGGCCGCCTGCAGGAACTTCTCCCGGgatctgctgcagctggtggcgACCATCAAGGAGCCGCATCGAGTCCTG gaggagaTTCACCTGAGCATGGAGGATCCCAAGAATTGGCCCCCCCGGATCGGCTGCAGTGATGCCTGTGACCCCTCCACCCTGGACACCAACAACACG CGCTGCCTGCAGCGGATCCTTCAGGGGCTGCAGCACTACCGGGTCCTGCTGGGCTCCGACATCTTCACCAACCGCCGCCTGCCCACGCTGGAGTCCACGCTGGACCAGCTGCTGGGCCTCGTccag caggagcacggccgccccccgcgccccacCATGGCTCCCAGCGAGGCCTGGGCACGGGCATTGCTGCAACGCTTGGCACTCCAACGGCTCCAGTCCTTCACCACCATCATGAGCCGCGTCTTCAGCCACAGCGCCAGCCCCCGCTGA